The following are encoded together in the Oncorhynchus gorbuscha isolate QuinsamMale2020 ecotype Even-year linkage group LG03, OgorEven_v1.0, whole genome shotgun sequence genome:
- the LOC124031727 gene encoding nascent polypeptide-associated complex subunit alpha, muscle-specific form isoform X2, translating into MPGEATETVPVTEQEMQQPQVETGVLSSSAPPEMAVSDVTKAAALESPVPLGSATVLPEIESQPVSEMALGEASSGKLNGVEATPEVEATIVEERKETAEQQVTQAPEEVIIQDSAEVIEATVAATQDAVAAEPVAVAAEPVAVAEETPVQEPAPAAKEPIADTIDGMARVTPEVTPEPAVEMITEELETVSLDPALDDAVLCTEVASSDTGAPEPDALPADMTIDTLNETSVEKEPIAAFSEAVQTKVMSNRAGPTVSTCLLSGSGTESDSDESVPDLEEQDSAQTQQAQLAAAAEIDEEPVSKAKQSRSEKKARKAMSKLGLRQVTGVTRVTIRKSKNILFVITKPDVYKSPASDTYIVFGEAKIEDLSQQAQLAAAEKFKVQGEAVSNIQENTQTPTVQEESEEEEVDETGVEVKDIELVMSQANVSRAKAVRALKNNNNDIVNAIMELTM; encoded by the exons ATGCCTGGTGAAGCCACAGAGACGGTCCCGGTCACTGAGCAGGAGATGCAGCAGCCACAAGTTGAGACTG GGGTGTTGAGTTCCTCTGCTCCCCCTGAGATGGCTGTGTCTGACGTGACCAAGGCAGCCGCTTTGGAGAGTCCTGTGCCTCTAGGATCCGCCACTGTTCTTCCAGAGATCGAATCCCAACCGGTGTCAGAAATGGCTTTAGGAGAGGCATCTAGTGGAAAACTTAATGGTGTAGAAGCAACACCTGAAGTTGAAGCAACTATTGTTGAAGAACGTAAAGAAACTGCTGAACAACAGGTCACCCAAGCACCAGAAGAGGTCATCATTCAAGATTCAGCTGAAGTTATAGAGGCTACCGTGGCAGCCACTCAAGATGCAGTGGCTGCAGAACCCGTGGCAGTGGCTGCAGAACCCGTGGCAGTGGCTGAAGAGACTCCGGTCCAAGAACCAGCACCTGCTGCTAAAGAGCCAATCGCAGACACTATTGATGGGATGGCACGTGTAACTCCAGAAGTCACCCCCGAGCCTGCAGTCGAGATGATCACTGAAGAGTTGGAGACTGTGAGTCTGGATCCAGCTCTTGATGATGCCGTACTATGCACTGAAGTGGCCAGCTCGGACACTGGGGCCCCAGAACCTGATGCACTGCCTGCTGATATGACCATTGACACGCTAAACGAAACTTCTGTTGAGAAAGAACCAATTGCGGCCTTCTCTGAGGCCGTCCAGACGAAGGTGATGTCAAATCGTGCAGGCCCGAccgtctccacctgtctcctgtcaG GGTCTGGCACTGAATCGGACAGCGATGAGTCTGTACCAGATCTGGAGGAacaggactctgcacagacacagcAAGCACAG CTTGCAGCTGCTGCAGAAATAGATGAGGAACCCGTTAGCAAAGCCAAACAGAGCCGTAGTGAAAAGAAGGCACGAAAG GCAATGTCAAAGCTGGGCCTCAGGCAGGTGACGGGGGTCACCAGGGTTACCATTCGCAAGTCTAAGAACATCCTATTCGTCATCACCAAACCAGATGTCTACAAGAGCCCTGCATCAGACACTTACATTGTCTTTGGTGAGGCTAAG ATCGAGGATCTCTCACAGCAAGCCCAGTTGGCAGCGGCAGAGAAGTTCAAGGTACAGGGAGAAGCTGTGTCGAACATCCAGGAGAACACACAGACGCCCACCGTACAGGAGGAGAGCgaagaggaagag GTTGACGAGACCGGGGTCGAGGTGAAGGACATTGAACTTGTGATGTCACAAGCCAACGTGTCGCGAGCGAAGGCTGTACGCGccctgaaaaacaacaacaacgacaTTGTCAACGCAATTATG GAGTTGACGATGTAG
- the LOC124031727 gene encoding nascent polypeptide-associated complex subunit alpha, muscle-specific form isoform X1, whose translation MPAPVAADPAPASPISPKPEASPVAFKVTSKPAASAPMSFADAVASSPLKAAPEMPKAKPKPVPKAEVKEVKATPAPAKPALEDDDLPPLIPPEEPVKMTVYSPPTVIEAPKPALVASPAPPKPAPVEPVVAAPAPPRPAPIKPVVAAPAPPRPAPIKPVVAAPAPPRPAPIKPVVAAPAPPKPAPIKPVVAAPAPPKPAPIKPVVAAPAPPKPCPVEPIVAAPAPPKPAPKKPVVAALAPPKPCPVEPVVAAPAPPKPFPVEPIVAAPAPPKPAQKKPVVAAPAPPKPAPNKPVVAAPAPPKPFPVEPVVAAPAPPKPAPIEPVVAAPAPPKPAPIEPVVAAPAPPKPAPIEPVVAAPAPPKPAPIKPIVAAPAPPKPAPIDPVVSSPKPVEVAIVPPPVSKPAPTPAKTPTKPEPVTKNEGSGTESDSDESVPDLEEQDSAQTQQAQLAAAAEIDEEPVSKAKQSRSEKKARKAMSKLGLRQVTGVTRVTIRKSKNILFVITKPDVYKSPASDTYIVFGEAKIEDLSQQAQLAAAEKFKVQGEAVSNIQENTQTPTVQEESEEEEVDETGVEVKDIELVMSQANVSRAKAVRALKNNNNDIVNAIMELTM comes from the exons ATGCCAGCACCTGTTGCTGCAGATCCTGCACCTGCCTCACCCATCTCTCCCAAGCCTGAGGCTTCCCCTGTGGCCTTCAAAGTGACCTCAAAGCCTGCTGCATCAGCCCCTATGTCATTTGCTGATGCTGTTGCCTCTAGCCCACTTAAAGCTGCCCCTGAAATGCCTAAGGCCAAGCCTAAGCCTGTACCCAAAGCTGAGGTGAAAGAGGTCAAGGCAACCCCTGCACCAGCTAAGCCTGCTCTGGAGGATGATGACCTTCCACCACTCATTCCACCAGAGGAGCCAGTAAAGATGACAGTCTACTCACCCCCTACAGTAATAGAGGCTCCTAAGCCTGCCCTAGTTGCTTCTCCAGCTCCCCCTAAACCAGCTCCAGTTGAGCCTGTTGTAGCTGCACCAGCTCCGCCCAGGCCTGCGCCAATTAAGCCCGTTGTAGCTGCACCAGCTCCGCCCAGGCCTGCGCCAATTAAGCCCGTTGTAGCTGCACCAGCTCCGCCCAGGCCTGCGCCAATTAAGCCCGTTGTAGCTGCACCAGCTCCGCCCAAGCCTGCGCCAATTAAGCCCGTTGTAGCTGCACCAGCTCCGCCTAAGCCTGCACCAATTAAGCCCGTTGTAGCTGCACCAGCTCCGCCCAAGCCTTGCCCAGTTGAGCCCATTGTAGCTGCACCAGCTCCACCCAAGCCTGCGCCAAAAAAGCCCGTTGTAGCTGCACTAGCTCCGCCCAAGCCTTGCCCAGTTGAGCCCGTTGTAGCTGCACCAGCTCCGCCCAAGCCTTTCCCAGTTGAGCCCATTGTAGCTGCACCAGCTCCGCCCAAGCCTGCGCAAAAAAAGCCCGTTGTAGCTGCACCAGCTCCGCCCAAGCCTGCGCCAAATAAGCCCGTTGTAGCTGCACCAGCTCCGCCCAAGCCTTTCCCAGTTGAGCCTGTTGTAGCTGCACCAGCTCCACCTAAGCCTGCGCCAATTGAGCCTGTTGTAGCTGCACCAGCTCCACCCAAGCCTGCGCCAATTGAGCCTGTTGTAGCTGCACCAGCTCCACCCAAGCCTGCGCCAATTGAGCCCGTTGTAGCTGCACCAGCTCCACCCAAGCCTGCGCCAATTAAGCCCATTGTAGCTGCACCGGCTCCGCCCAAGCCTGCGCCAATTGATCCTGTTGTATCTTCCCCTAAGCCTGTTGAAGTAGCGATTGTACCACCTCCAGTTTCAAAACCTGCCCCCACCCCTGCTAAAACCCCAACCAAACCGGAGCCTGTGACCAAGAATGAGG GGTCTGGCACTGAATCGGACAGCGATGAGTCTGTACCAGATCTGGAGGAacaggactctgcacagacacagcAAGCACAG CTTGCAGCTGCTGCAGAAATAGATGAGGAACCCGTTAGCAAAGCCAAACAGAGCCGTAGTGAAAAGAAGGCACGAAAG GCAATGTCAAAGCTGGGCCTCAGGCAGGTGACGGGGGTCACCAGGGTTACCATTCGCAAGTCTAAGAACATCCTATTCGTCATCACCAAACCAGATGTCTACAAGAGCCCTGCATCAGACACTTACATTGTCTTTGGTGAGGCTAAG ATCGAGGATCTCTCACAGCAAGCCCAGTTGGCAGCGGCAGAGAAGTTCAAGGTACAGGGAGAAGCTGTGTCGAACATCCAGGAGAACACACAGACGCCCACCGTACAGGAGGAGAGCgaagaggaagag GTTGACGAGACCGGGGTCGAGGTGAAGGACATTGAACTTGTGATGTCACAAGCCAACGTGTCGCGAGCGAAGGCTGTACGCGccctgaaaaacaacaacaacgacaTTGTCAACGCAATTATG GAGTTGACGATGTAG
- the LOC124031727 gene encoding nascent polypeptide-associated complex subunit alpha isoform X3: MPGEATETVPVTEQEMQQPQVETGSGTESDSDESVPDLEEQDSAQTQQAQLAAAAEIDEEPVSKAKQSRSEKKARKAMSKLGLRQVTGVTRVTIRKSKNILFVITKPDVYKSPASDTYIVFGEAKIEDLSQQAQLAAAEKFKVQGEAVSNIQENTQTPTVQEESEEEEVDETGVEVKDIELVMSQANVSRAKAVRALKNNNNDIVNAIMELTM, from the exons ATGCCTGGTGAAGCCACAGAGACGGTCCCGGTCACTGAGCAGGAGATGCAGCAGCCACAAGTTGAGACTG GGTCTGGCACTGAATCGGACAGCGATGAGTCTGTACCAGATCTGGAGGAacaggactctgcacagacacagcAAGCACAG CTTGCAGCTGCTGCAGAAATAGATGAGGAACCCGTTAGCAAAGCCAAACAGAGCCGTAGTGAAAAGAAGGCACGAAAG GCAATGTCAAAGCTGGGCCTCAGGCAGGTGACGGGGGTCACCAGGGTTACCATTCGCAAGTCTAAGAACATCCTATTCGTCATCACCAAACCAGATGTCTACAAGAGCCCTGCATCAGACACTTACATTGTCTTTGGTGAGGCTAAG ATCGAGGATCTCTCACAGCAAGCCCAGTTGGCAGCGGCAGAGAAGTTCAAGGTACAGGGAGAAGCTGTGTCGAACATCCAGGAGAACACACAGACGCCCACCGTACAGGAGGAGAGCgaagaggaagag GTTGACGAGACCGGGGTCGAGGTGAAGGACATTGAACTTGTGATGTCACAAGCCAACGTGTCGCGAGCGAAGGCTGTACGCGccctgaaaaacaacaacaacgacaTTGTCAACGCAATTATG GAGTTGACGATGTAG